The following proteins come from a genomic window of Bacteroidales bacterium:
- a CDS encoding serine/threonine protein phosphatase: MRVFVTSDIHGAYRALEQCLLRSGFQPEEDQLIALGDICDGWPETHHVIRALSGINRLVLLRGNHDEWALHWMKTGEITPGWWMQGGKATVTSFENGFTEEDIAFIERALYYYEWNDRLFVHAGILPGIPLDEQDPEVFLWDRSLVMKALQLEAEKPGSRLSNYHEIYVGHTPTLNFGTDKPMRACEIILTDTGAGWEGGRLSFIEVTTGEIFQSDRVDTLYPEAEGR, from the coding sequence ATGAGAGTTTTTGTGACCAGCGACATCCACGGTGCTTATAGGGCTCTGGAACAGTGCCTTCTCCGCAGTGGCTTCCAGCCTGAAGAAGATCAGCTGATTGCTCTGGGAGATATTTGCGACGGATGGCCTGAAACACATCATGTAATCAGAGCATTGTCGGGTATTAACCGTCTGGTTCTGCTCAGAGGAAATCATGATGAATGGGCTTTACACTGGATGAAAACAGGAGAAATCACCCCCGGCTGGTGGATGCAGGGGGGAAAGGCAACCGTAACCAGTTTTGAAAATGGATTCACTGAGGAGGATATTGCATTTATAGAAAGAGCACTATACTATTATGAATGGAATGACCGTCTTTTTGTCCATGCAGGGATACTGCCGGGAATACCCCTGGATGAACAGGATCCTGAAGTGTTTCTGTGGGACCGCAGCTTGGTGATGAAAGCTCTTCAACTGGAAGCCGAAAAGCCCGGATCCCGTTTAAGTAATTACCATGAAATTTACGTAGGCCATACTCCTACCCTGAATTTTGGAACCGATAAACCTATGAGAGCGTGCGAAATCATTCTCACCGATACGGGAGCCGGATGGGAAGGCGGCCGTTTGTCATTTATTGAAGTCACTACCGGTGAAATTTTTCAGAGCGACAGGGTGGATACGCTGTATCCTGAAGCTGAAGGAAGATAA
- a CDS encoding J domain-containing protein — protein sequence MYRRYYEILGIPEDAGPDEIKQAYRRLALQMHPDVNKAPDAHQRFIEICEAYEILIRYVQRENVSATSFHFPTPEERADLASWEEVIREARERAKRQSEMRFEKLQKEHEAFQKSGLYDLSLLLRYFFHLAAVLIALALIAFPIVMAFAVELAAFFYLAYFWIIGTFLLWYIWSNRKTWFRLGELYFKPAVIRQFLSSKPVTNSDPCFYCKGYKANGIPFEIFLLKVQDVDLRSKGALWHEVKYKRKNITAQIPRSHKAFLVHLGASAMKLLTLVIFLLFVPVGCLLWKFILGLFTGGILSTFLHLITRTRPKTLYLLNATMLIKIIIWMVVLGALSRITSQHQIVTGPYIYLGFFLLIFFVDLIVDPLANLVPHNRMYMPFFRQPSRIMELYRQGYRNFLEAPVWATIYPLLKWIF from the coding sequence ATGTATCGTCGCTATTACGAAATACTCGGTATTCCCGAAGATGCAGGCCCCGACGAAATCAAACAGGCTTACCGTCGGCTCGCGCTTCAGATGCATCCTGATGTTAATAAGGCACCCGACGCTCACCAGCGCTTTATTGAAATATGTGAAGCCTATGAGATCCTTATTCGTTATGTGCAAAGGGAAAACGTTTCTGCTACTTCCTTTCATTTTCCTACCCCTGAAGAACGCGCCGATCTGGCATCCTGGGAGGAGGTTATCCGCGAAGCCCGCGAAAGAGCCAAAAGACAGTCGGAAATGCGTTTTGAAAAACTCCAGAAAGAACATGAAGCTTTTCAGAAAAGCGGGCTCTACGATCTTTCCCTCCTGCTCCGGTATTTTTTTCACTTAGCTGCAGTGTTGATTGCCCTTGCATTGATTGCCTTTCCCATCGTTATGGCCTTTGCTGTTGAATTAGCAGCTTTTTTTTATCTTGCCTATTTCTGGATTATCGGTACATTTCTTCTCTGGTACATCTGGTCAAACCGGAAAACCTGGTTCCGGCTGGGAGAATTGTATTTTAAACCAGCTGTGATCCGTCAGTTCCTTTCATCCAAACCGGTGACAAACAGCGATCCATGCTTCTACTGTAAAGGATATAAAGCCAATGGTATTCCGTTTGAGATTTTCCTGCTGAAAGTGCAGGATGTTGATCTCCGCAGCAAAGGAGCCCTCTGGCACGAAGTAAAGTACAAACGAAAAAATATCACTGCACAGATTCCCCGCAGCCATAAGGCCTTTCTGGTTCATCTCGGTGCATCCGCAATGAAACTCCTCACACTGGTAATTTTTCTTCTCTTTGTTCCGGTCGGATGTCTTCTTTGGAAATTTATCCTTGGACTTTTTACGGGAGGCATATTGAGCACCTTCCTTCATCTTATTACACGCACCCGTCCGAAAACCCTGTACCTGCTGAATGCTACCATGCTCATTAAAATAATAATCTGGATGGTTGTTCTCGGGGCTTTAAGCCGGATTACTTCCCAACACCAGATTGTTACAGGTCCTTATATTTATCTTGGTTTCTTCCTTCTGATTTTTTTTGTCGATCTGATTGTGGATCCGCTGGCGAATCTCGTGCCTCACAACCGGATGTACATGCCCTTTTTCCGTCAGCCTTCCAGAATTATGGAATTGTACCGCCAGGGTTACCGCAATTTTCTTGAGGCCCCTGTCTGGGCGACCATCTATCCTCTTTTGAAATGGATTTTCTGA
- a CDS encoding DUF3108 domain-containing protein: MRNKPLNITPFPVLILFLFLAAFMISKAQIPINSLPNNAYKAGEKLVYLLYYGPIDGGLATATLEKTPYNGGEVYHARIEAKTIGLAEVLYHIKDVYESYFDPVTGLPYKAIRNIQEGRYRDYDEIYFYRENNTLKSLKKGTISVPEYLHDIVSVLYYFRRSDLSGLKNGDVIKIQTFFGGDLFPVILRYQGKETIKTDLGKIPCLRFAPVTEVGRMFKTEDDMTIWFSDDAMRLPVRVKMNLIVGSVKCDLIEYHNLPASLPKAK; the protein is encoded by the coding sequence ATGAGAAATAAGCCTTTAAATATAACTCCCTTTCCCGTACTGATACTTTTTCTTTTTCTGGCAGCATTCATGATTTCAAAGGCGCAGATACCAATTAATTCATTGCCCAACAACGCTTACAAAGCAGGAGAAAAACTGGTTTATCTTCTCTACTATGGACCCATCGACGGAGGCCTTGCCACAGCCACACTGGAAAAAACTCCCTATAACGGAGGAGAAGTGTATCATGCCCGCATTGAGGCAAAAACCATCGGTCTCGCCGAAGTTCTTTACCATATCAAAGACGTATATGAAAGTTATTTTGATCCGGTGACCGGGCTTCCTTACAAGGCAATACGAAATATTCAGGAAGGTCGTTACAGGGACTATGACGAAATCTATTTCTACCGTGAAAATAACACCCTGAAAAGCTTGAAGAAAGGCACCATTAGTGTGCCGGAATACCTGCACGATATTGTATCTGTGCTTTATTACTTCAGACGGTCCGACCTTTCCGGCCTGAAAAACGGAGATGTTATTAAAATTCAGACATTTTTCGGCGGGGACCTCTTCCCGGTTATCCTTCGCTATCAGGGAAAAGAAACCATAAAGACCGACCTTGGAAAAATACCATGTCTTCGATTTGCACCGGTTACAGAAGTAGGACGAATGTTTAAAACCGAAGACGATATGACCATCTGGTTTTCCGACGATGCCATGCGCCTTCCTGTCCGTGTAAAAATGAACCTGATTGTCGGTTCGGTAAAATGCGACCTGATCGAATACCATAACCTGCCGGCATCTCTGCCAAAAGCAAAATAG
- the tsaB gene encoding tRNA (adenosine(37)-N6)-threonylcarbamoyltransferase complex dimerization subunit type 1 TsaB: MARLLLIETTGDVCSVAIAENGNVLAVKEDYEKKSHAAVLTMLIQDLLTEVSLTIRDLQGICVSQGPGSYTGLRIGVSVAKGICYGAGLPLLAVNTLLAMSYGMRKELNSNIFSLHSGKPFLFCPMTDARRMEVYTALLNENLEFILETTALVLREDSFSDYLSREPILFFGSGAEKASKLIRHPNAFFRTDFRPRAAYLAEPADFEFRQQHFRDVAYFEPFYLKDFVATIPKKKLSI, from the coding sequence ATGGCCAGATTGTTGCTGATTGAAACCACCGGAGATGTCTGTTCCGTAGCCATAGCTGAAAACGGTAATGTTCTTGCCGTAAAGGAAGATTATGAAAAAAAATCGCATGCGGCTGTGCTTACAATGCTCATTCAGGACCTGTTGACAGAGGTTTCATTAACCATCAGGGATCTCCAGGGTATTTGCGTAAGCCAGGGACCTGGTTCCTACACAGGCCTCCGTATAGGAGTGTCAGTGGCAAAAGGTATTTGCTACGGTGCAGGTCTGCCTCTTCTTGCTGTCAATACTCTCCTTGCCATGAGCTATGGTATGAGGAAGGAGCTTAACAGCAACATCTTTTCCCTTCACTCCGGCAAACCTTTTCTTTTCTGCCCTATGACTGATGCCAGGCGCATGGAAGTTTATACAGCTTTGCTGAATGAAAACCTGGAATTCATTCTTGAAACCACTGCCCTTGTGCTGAGAGAAGATTCCTTTTCCGATTACCTCAGCAGAGAGCCAATCCTTTTTTTCGGATCAGGGGCCGAAAAAGCCTCAAAACTGATCCGCCATCCCAATGCTTTTTTCCGGACTGATTTCCGGCCCAGGGCTGCTTATCTGGCAGAACCGGCAGACTTCGAATTCCGTCAGCAGCATTTCCGGGATGTTGCCTATTTCGAACCCTTCTACCTCAAAGATTTTGTTGCAACCATTCCAAAAAAGAAACTGTCAATTTGA